One Phyllostomus discolor isolate MPI-MPIP mPhyDis1 chromosome 10, mPhyDis1.pri.v3, whole genome shotgun sequence genomic window carries:
- the ZNF804B gene encoding zinc finger protein 804B translates to MGYILERVPNQCRGSGVFGLDCVSPKHWTQPMMGSRNEPDKIALSPDCHSTAGCSEQLELEPRNLYFSTSENCPDSVRLKELKQREFARNVASKSWKDEKKQEKALKRLHELAELRQRTECVSGNGPAYKAPRVAIEKQLQQGIFPVKNGRKASCVKSALLLKGKNLPRSISEKQRSTTQSRHQLQTDRLYLFGKRVPQISSDLSNANHRTGVSFSFSKKVHVKLESSASVFSENTEETHDCNKSPIYKTKRTVEQCKCCKFANEGTRLPKEEDINISSSPLGSVLHNSVSISSQIWGDKNDSVETLQDSVGIHSSFSKSNMHLSEVDFTHSSREKETRNTLKNLSESCINHACQAYASSSLPNIYKHSDARVFECLDEFPSLEPSEQNDPVHQVSNFRKEKREKYLDGTERVSKNVQRLIREACSRDVKSKPLPYLHVQSKDGHTTLQWPTELLLFTKTEPCISYGCNPLYFDFKISRNAKHSHDPEDLKTKLIKEPLEMKTKIESQVSGLIKDQENWIQEDNQSPKPKTIANPDWENFQRKHNLGYNDSEPNISEHNISTSDLEMKNPEVPAYLDISLKNCVGNNSDNKLKEPVRAHWQSCRRVVLNDVNEGLSFTPYIPRTKKHKLIPCDPHSDFEDGSQFSWNSSPYTVRGRSDHGQDFSVVLNSNHVSMTNRASGCRNRSYKRSPPKLSLDACSSPSDTSPDRTPSTCSSQRSSSNGRGNLLYFCKREHNSAKRLKEKCRKHSCLCLSGEVVNSDCLQSETQRDRNCRLWESFKNKKYSKHRHGHCRERCKLGKNQQQSLGPISRRVTHCDTSSSVFHPGNSGKPPAFRGPQHSQLGPYSRKRIYYVNKSERSQQSLHSPYVCDLGNIKPTQCHSGNISCLLRNCPSNSELNITGGKNSVTAKCLLERVQAKKCQEQSTNFEASSNTCKNESEAHSEIQCTIQFTPPGCNRPALPLSEEIQTPSKRNNDRSNAMQRTIEKDKVNSSQTNNFTVLVDTDCDNHLSKGIIHIVAESLPPNMKKNPTKEHSKPLTSEVQPFIQRCDPVPNDFPGAFPPNRYTGVTDSTETKEDRVNPNMQDASMHVNHAEGNTDSYYDRTMQKNDKVADELELCPKSLSPPLIQQPVTFSPDEIDKYKLLQLQAQQHMQKQLLSKHLRVLPAAGPAAFPAGSPVQTVPAHQHASFTTIHHTFLQHFAVSASINPPSSPLPIAHLHPLSQPHFSPFAFSPLTPALIPAHPTFMAGGPLHLVTATPFHPSHIALQPLAPAAFIPTLFGPHLNPATASIIHLNPLIQPVFQGQDLCHHSCSSQMQQLNGVKEALNVSASSK, encoded by the exons ATGGGCTACATTCTAGAAAGAGTACCAAACCAGTGCCGAGGCAGTGGAGTCTTCGGGCTGGATTGTGTTTCTCCTAAACATTGGACTCAGCCCATGATGGGGTCCAGAAATGAGCCTGACAAAATTGCCCTGAGTCCTGATTGTCACAGCACAGCGGGCTGCTCAGAGCAATTAGAATTAGAGCCCCGCAATTTATATTTCAGCACAAGTGAGAATTGTCCAGATTCAGTC agattaaaagaattaaagcaACGGGAATTTGCTCGAAATGTAGCTTCCAAGTCatggaaagatgagaagaaacaagaaaaagcactTAAACGACTTCATGAGCTAGCTGAGTTAAGGCAACGGACTGAATG TGTTTCTGGAAATGGACCAGCATACAAAGCCCCCAGGGTAGCCATAGAAAAGCAACTCCAGCAAGGAATTTTCCCAGTTAAGAATGGCAGAAAAGCATCATGTGTGAAGAGTGCTCTTTTGCTTAAAGGCAAGAACCTCCCCAGGAGCATTTCCGAGAAACAGCGGTCTACCACGCAGAGTCGACACCAGTTACAAACGGACAGACTTTATTTGTTTGGGAAGCGGGTGCCACAAATATCTTCAGATCTCAGTAATGCAAATCACCGGACAGGagtatccttttctttttccaaaaaagtACATGTAAAATTAGAATCTTCAGCATCAGTTTTTAGTGAGAACACAGAAGAAACTCATGATTGTAACAAGTCACCCATCTATAAAACAAAACGAACTGTGGAGCAATGCAAGTGCTGCAAGTTTGCAAATGAGGGGACCCGCCTCCCTAaggaagaagatataaacatcTCATCAAGCCCTCTGGGGAGTGTTTTACACAATAGTGTCTCCATAAGTTCTCAAATTTGGGGAGACAAAAATGACTCTGTTGAAACCTTACAAGATTCGGTTGgcattcattcttctttctctaaatctAACATGCATCTTTCAGAGGTGGATTTTACTCATTccagtagagaaaaagaaactagaaatacATTGAAGAACCTTTCAGAAAGCTGCATTAATCATGCATGCCAAGCATATGCTTCCTCCAGCCTACCAAACATTTACAAGCACAGTGATGCCAGGGTATTTGAATGTCTGGATGAGTTTCCATCACTAGAGCCAAGTGAGCAAAATGATCCAGTGCATCAGGTTTCCAACttcagaaaggagaagagagaaaaatacttaGATGGAACAGAAAGAGTTAGCAAAAATGTGCAAAGGCTCATAAGAGAAGCATGTTCACGTGATGTGAAGTCCAAACCATTGCCTTATCTCCATGTGCAAAGCAAGGATGGCCACACCACTCTCCAGTGGCCTACAGAGCTTCTGCTCTTTACCAAAACAGAGCCCTGTATCTCTTATGGCTGCAACccattatattttgattttaagatTTCCCGGAACGCAAAGCATAGCCATGATCCAGAGGACTTAAAAACGAAATTGATTAAGGAGCCCTTAGAAATGAAGACTAAAATAGAGAGCCAAGTCTCAGGTTTAATCAAAGACCAAGaaaattggatccaagaagatAATCAATCTCCGAAACCAAAGACAATAGCTAATCCAGATTGGGAAAATTTCCAGAGAAAACATAATTTGGGATACAATGATTCTGAGCCAAACATAAGTGAACACAATATTAGTACAAGtgatttagaaatgaaaaatcctGAAGTGCCTGCTTACCTTGATATCTCTCTAAAGAATTGTGTAGGAAACAATAGTGATAACAAGCTTAAGGAACCTGTGAGGGCCCATTGGCAAAGCTGCCGAAGGGTAGTTCTAAATGATGTAAATGAGGGCCTGTCCTTTACTCCTTACATCCCTAGGACTAAAAAGCATAAACTGATTCCCTGTGATCCTCATTCAGATTTTGAAGATGGAAGTCAATTCAGCTGGAATTCTAGTCCTTACACAGTAAGGGGTCGGAGTGACCATGGGCAGGACTTCAGTGTGGTTTTGAATAGTAACCATGTCAGTATGACCAACAGAGCGTCTGGGTGTAGAAACAGAAGTTACAAAAGAAGTCCTCCAAAGTTGTCTCTAGATGCATGTTCTAGTCCTTCCGACACATCGCCTGACAGAACACCCAGTACTTGTTCAAGTCAGAGGTCCAGCAGCAATGGCAGAGGTAATCTACTGTACTTTTGTAAAAGAGAACACAACTCAGCTAAAAGGCTCAAAGAGAAATGCCGAAAGCACAGCTGCCTGTGTTTGTCTGGGGAGGTAGTGAACAGTGACTGTCTTCAGTCTGAAACACAGAGAGACCGGAACTGCAGGTTGTGGGAAtcgtttaaaaataaaaagtactcaAAACATAGACATGGTCACTGCAGAGAAAGATGTAAACTAGGCAAAAATCAACAACAATCTTTGGGGCCCATATCCAGAAGAGTCACCCATTGTGATACCAGCTCTTCGGTTTTCCATCCTGGGAATAGTGGAAAGCCACCTGCTTTCCGGGGACCTCAGCACAGCCAATTGGGCCCTTACTCAAGAAAGAGAATTTATTAcgtaaataaaagtgaaagaagtcaacAGTCTTTGCACAGCCCTTATGTTTGTGACCTGGGAAACATAAAACCCACGCAGTGTCACTCTGGGAATATCAGCTGTCTTCTAAGGAACTGTCCCAGCAACTCAGAGTTAAACATCACGGGAGGGAAGAACTCTGTGACAGCCAAATGCCTTTTAGAAAGAGTTCAAGCCAAGAAGTGTCAGGAACAATCAACTAATTTTGAGGCCTCTTCAAACACTTGTAAAAATGAATCAGAAGCTCATTCAGAAATCCAATGCACAATTCAATTCACACCACCAGGCTGTAACAGACCAGCATTGCCTTTGTCTGAAGAAATACAAACCCCgagtaaaagaaataatgacagaagcAATGCAATGCAAAGAACTATTGAGAAAGACAAAGTCAACAGTTCACAGACaaataattttactgttttaGTAGACACTGATTGTGATAACCATCTTTCTAAAGGTATAATTCACATAGTAGCAGAATCTCTGCCACCAAACATGAAAAAGAACCCAACAAAAGAACACTCAAAACCATTAACAAGTGAAGTCCAACCTTTCATTCAACGCTGTGACCCAGTGCCAAATGATTTCCCTGGTGCTTTTCCACCCAATAGATACACTGGTGTTACTGATTCAACAGAGACCAAAGAGGACCGAGTAAATCCAAACATGCAGGATGCAAGCATGCATGTGAATCATGCCGAGGGGAATACAGACTCTTACTATGACAGAACTATGCAGAAGAATGACAAAGTAGCAGATGAATTAGAATTGTGTCctaaatctctctctccccctttaaTTCAACAGCCAGTAACATTTTCTCCTgatgaaatagataaatataaGCTCCTTCAGCTCCAAGCCCAGCAGCATATGCAGAAACAGCTCCTGTCAAAGCACCTCCGAGTGCTGCCCGCTGCGGGGCCAGCGGCCTTCCCTGCGGGATCGCCTGTGCAGACAGTCCCAGCTCACCAGCACGCTTCTTTCACCACCATCCACCACACGTTCCTGCAGCATTTCGCTGTTTCTGCCTCCATTAACCCCCCGAGTAGTCCACTCCCTATAGCTCACCTACATCCTCTTTCACAGccacatttttctccatttgcaTTTTCACCACTGACTCCAGCCCTCATCCCTGCACACCCCACTTTTATGGCGGGTGGTCCCCTGCATTTAGTTACTGCTACCCCCTTCCACCCATCTCATATAGCACTtcagcccctggcccctgcagCTTTCATCCCCACGTTGTTTGGCCCTCACTTAAACCCAGCCACAGCTTCTATCATCCACCTGAATCCTTTAATTCAACCAGTGTTTCAAGGTCAAGATCTTTGCCATCATTCTTGCTCCAGTCAGATGCAACAGTTAAATGGAGTGAAAGAGGCCTTAAATGTGTCAGCATCCTCAAAGTAA